A region from the Ignavibacteriales bacterium genome encodes:
- a CDS encoding TlpA disulfide reductase family protein — protein MISLRIIILILFSFFIFGGCGKNARDNGKDKKTDSTLTQTNIVQRVDSINKFGLNTLIQKRNGKILLLNILATWCLPCIEEFPDLVKLSESYEPGKLEIVGISVDYPDEVKSKILPFLTKHSVPFKIYVANFNKDEDLINTLDLKWNGAIPASFIYDNKGKQQFKLIGKSTFDHFKTKVDSLITKQ, from the coding sequence ATGATTTCACTGCGAATAATAATTCTAATTCTTTTTAGCTTTTTCATCTTCGGTGGTTGTGGTAAAAACGCACGGGATAACGGAAAAGATAAAAAGACAGATTCCACACTTACACAAACTAATATAGTTCAGCGTGTTGATTCCATCAATAAATTTGGACTTAACACGCTTATTCAAAAGCGGAACGGAAAAATTCTTCTTTTAAATATCTTGGCAACATGGTGTTTACCTTGTATAGAGGAATTCCCCGATCTTGTAAAACTTTCAGAATCCTACGAACCTGGTAAACTTGAAATCGTGGGAATCAGTGTTGATTATCCTGACGAGGTTAAATCCAAAATACTTCCGTTTCTTACTAAGCATTCTGTTCCATTTAAAATATATGTTGCAAATTTTAATAAAGACGAAGATCTTATAAATACATTGGATTTGAAATGGAATGGCGCAATTCCAGCTTCATTTATTTATGATAATAAAGGAAAGCAGCAATTCAAATTAATTGGAAAAAGCACATTCGATCATTTTAAAACTAAAGTTGATTCCTTAATCACGAAACAATAG